A single region of the Penaeus chinensis breed Huanghai No. 1 chromosome 41, ASM1920278v2, whole genome shotgun sequence genome encodes:
- the LOC125047610 gene encoding twist-related protein 2-like, with amino-acid sequence MVQRGSEVLPGHMVPVKCEYSPPPYTLPLQESTDALTSAGSGASTFSSLMADLSPRSSCGGHESQTTSGDEEPRGRKRRLEDESEEARLAKAKKKSPQSYEELQQARVLANVRERQRTQSLNEAFTSLRKIVPTLPSDKLSKIQTLKLAIRYIDFLYQVLDTDAHDQRLSSSCTYVAHERLSYAFNVWRMEGAWGGHL; translated from the coding sequence ATGGTGCAGCGAGGATCCGAGGTCTTACCAGGCCACATGGTGCCTGTGAAGTGCGAGTACTCCCCGCCGCCCTACACGTTGCCCCTGCAGGAGTCGACCGACGCCCTCACTTCTGCGGGAAGTGGGGCCtcgaccttctcctccctcatggCCGACCTGAGTCCCCGCAGTTCCTGTGGGGGTCACGAGTCCCAAACCACCTCGGGAGACGAGGAACCGCGAGGGCGCAAACGACGGCTGGAAGACGAGAGCGAAGAGGCGAGGCTggcgaaggcgaagaagaaatcTCCTCAGAGCTACGAGGAACTGCAGCAGGCGCGGGTGCTCGCCAATGTGCGTGAGCGCCAACGCACCCAAAGCCTGAACGAGGCTTTCACCTCCCTCAGAAAAATCGTCCCTACGCTGCCCTCCGACAAGCTCTCCAAGATCCAGACGCTGAAGCTGGCCATCCGCTACATAGACTTCCTGTACCAGGTCCTGGACACGGACGCGCACGACCAGCGGCTCTCTTCCTCCTGCACGTACGTCGCACACGAGCGCCTCAGCTACGCCTTCAACGTGTGGCGCATGGAGGGCGCCTGGGGCGGCCACCTT
- the LOC125047675 gene encoding twist-related protein 2-like, translating to MVQRGSEVLPGHMVPVKCEYSPPPYTLPLQESTDALTSAGSGASTFSSLMADLSPRSSCGGHESQTTSGDEEPRGRKRRLEDESEEARLAKAKKKSPQSYEELQQARVLANVRERQRTQSLNEAFTSLRKIVPTLPSDKLSKIQTLKLAIRYIDFLYQVLDTDAHDQRLSSSCTYVAHERLSYAFNVWRMEGAWGGHL from the coding sequence ATGGTGCAGCGAGGATCCGAGGTCTTACCAGGCCACATGGTGCCTGTGAAGTGCGAGTACTCCCCGCCGCCCTACACGTTGCCCCTGCAGGAGTCGACCGACGCCCTCACTTCTGCGGGAAGTGGGGCCtcgaccttctcctccctcatggCCGACCTGAGTCCCCGCAGTTCCTGTGGGGGTCACGAGTCCCAAACCACCTCGGGAGACGAGGAACCGCGAGGGCGCAAACGACGGCTGGAAGACGAGAGCGAAGAGGCGAGGCTggcgaaggcgaagaagaaatcTCCTCAGAGCTACGAGGAACTGCAGCAGGCGCGGGTGCTCGCCAATGTGCGTGAGCGCCAACGCACCCAAAGCCTGAACGAGGCTTTCACCTCCCTCAGAAAAATCGTCCCTACGCTGCCCTCCGACAAGCTCTCCAAGATCCAGACGCTGAAGCTGGCCATCCGCTACATAGACTTCCTGTACCAGGTCCTGGACACGGACGCGCACGACCAGCGGCTCTCTTCCTCCTGCACGTACGTCGCACACGAGCGCCTCAGCTACGCCTTCAACGTGTGGCGCATGGAGGGCGCCTGGGGCGGCCACCTTTAA